A genomic segment from Oscillospiraceae bacterium encodes:
- a CDS encoding AMP-binding protein, producing MKLAFSTLGCPDFDWSDIYSVAKDFGFSGIEMRGLGGDIFSIRAKPFCPENIDDTVAQLRRRRLEISCLSSGCTLKYADHSTETEAEIREYINLASKLGSRFVRILGDEKAFPDGEINEEAVIASLKRLVMYAEQKDITLLVETNGVYADTKRLKKLLNDIESDNIGALWDLHHPYRFMNEKPSVTVENLGAYIKYVHIKDSAVENGKVVYKMMGEGDLPIDEMMRSLRSINYEGYISLEWLKKYAPDLGDAGVVFPHFANYMEKYLGTSSDSGRLIDNNRKTGKYVWKKEHLIDLTFPQVLDRMVDEFPDQYAFRYTTLDYTRTYSQFRDDVDTFARCLIALGVKPGDHVAIWATNVPQWYITFWATTKIGAVLVTVNTAYKIHEAEYLLRQSDTHTLVMIDGYKDSDYVDIIKQLCPELETTQKGHPLYMKRLPFLRNIITVDSAQKGCITWDEAIEMSRKVPVEEVYRRAAAIHKDDVCNMQYTSGTTGFPKGVMLTHYNVVNNGKAIGDCMDLSTADKMMIQVPMFHCFGMVLAMTSSMTHGTTMCPIPSFSPSKGLDCINREKITAFHGVPTMFIAMLSHPDFPKTDFSHMRTGIMAGSPCPIKVMRDVIDKMHMTEICITYGQTEASPGCTMSKTTDSIEARVNTVGAAMYGVTCKIVDPETGKDLPDNTDGEFVAKGYNIMKGYYKMPEATAAAIDENGWLHTGDLARRNSEGYYKITGRIKDMIIRGGENIYPKEIEDFIYTHPKVSDVQVIGVPDKDYGEEIMACVILNEGETATEDDIKQFVSTHMAKHKTPRYVDFVDCFPMNAAGKILKYKMREAAIEKLNLKAASKIETA from the coding sequence ATGAAACTCGCATTTTCAACCCTCGGATGTCCCGATTTCGATTGGTCGGACATCTACTCCGTAGCAAAGGATTTCGGTTTCTCCGGAATCGAGATGAGAGGACTCGGCGGAGATATCTTCTCAATACGCGCAAAACCCTTCTGCCCGGAAAACATCGACGACACAGTCGCGCAGCTGCGCCGACGCCGTCTTGAAATCTCCTGCCTGTCATCCGGCTGCACTCTTAAATATGCCGACCATTCAACAGAAACAGAAGCGGAAATAAGAGAATATATCAACCTCGCGTCAAAGCTCGGATCCCGGTTCGTCCGAATTCTCGGAGACGAGAAGGCTTTTCCGGACGGAGAAATCAACGAAGAAGCAGTGATCGCATCATTGAAACGCCTTGTTATGTACGCCGAACAGAAAGACATAACGCTGCTTGTAGAAACAAATGGTGTGTATGCCGATACAAAGCGTTTAAAAAAGCTTCTTAACGACATAGAAAGCGACAATATCGGCGCTCTCTGGGATCTACATCATCCATACCGCTTCATGAACGAAAAGCCGTCGGTCACGGTTGAAAACCTCGGAGCATATATAAAATATGTTCATATAAAGGATTCCGCCGTCGAAAACGGTAAGGTCGTATATAAAATGATGGGCGAAGGTGACCTCCCTATCGACGAAATGATGCGTTCTCTCAGATCGATTAATTACGAAGGATATATTTCGCTTGAATGGCTTAAAAAGTATGCGCCCGATCTTGGCGATGCCGGCGTGGTATTCCCTCATTTTGCAAATTATATGGAAAAATATCTCGGGACATCCAGCGATTCCGGACGCCTTATCGACAACAACCGCAAAACCGGAAAATATGTGTGGAAAAAAGAGCACCTCATCGATCTGACGTTTCCACAGGTGCTTGACAGAATGGTGGATGAATTTCCCGATCAATACGCGTTCAGATACACGACACTTGATTATACGCGCACATATTCCCAATTCCGCGATGATGTCGACACCTTTGCCCGCTGTCTTATCGCGCTCGGAGTAAAGCCCGGCGACCATGTCGCAATATGGGCCACCAACGTGCCGCAATGGTATATAACCTTCTGGGCCACGACAAAAATCGGAGCCGTACTCGTTACAGTCAACACCGCGTATAAAATCCACGAGGCCGAATATCTATTGCGCCAGTCAGACACTCATACACTTGTAATGATTGACGGATACAAGGATTCGGATTATGTAGATATAATCAAACAGCTCTGCCCGGAGCTTGAAACTACGCAAAAGGGACATCCGCTGTATATGAAGCGTCTTCCGTTTTTGAGAAATATAATAACCGTGGATTCCGCGCAAAAGGGCTGTATAACCTGGGACGAAGCAATCGAAATGAGCAGAAAGGTTCCCGTTGAGGAAGTATATCGCCGCGCCGCCGCCATCCACAAGGACGATGTATGCAATATGCAGTACACCTCCGGCACCACAGGTTTTCCAAAGGGCGTCATGCTGACGCATTATAATGTCGTCAACAACGGAAAAGCGATCGGAGACTGTATGGATCTTTCCACCGCGGATAAAATGATGATCCAGGTGCCTATGTTCCATTGCTTCGGAATGGTGCTCGCGATGACATCATCCATGACGCACGGGACGACAATGTGCCCGATTCCGTCCTTCTCTCCTTCGAAAGGGCTTGACTGTATAAACCGCGAAAAGATAACCGCTTTTCACGGAGTTCCGACCATGTTTATCGCCATGCTCTCTCATCCGGATTTCCCAAAAACTGATTTTTCACATATGCGCACAGGCATAATGGCCGGCAGTCCTTGCCCTATCAAGGTAATGCGCGATGTAATCGATAAGATGCATATGACCGAAATATGCATCACCTACGGTCAGACTGAAGCATCACCAGGATGCACAATGAGCAAAACCACCGATTCCATCGAAGCGCGGGTAAATACGGTCGGCGCTGCAATGTACGGTGTGACATGCAAGATTGTTGATCCCGAAACCGGCAAGGATCTGCCTGACAATACGGACGGTGAATTTGTCGCGAAGGGCTATAATATCATGAAGGGTTATTACAAAATGCCGGAAGCGACCGCCGCCGCGATAGATGAAAACGGATGGCTTCACACCGGTGACCTTGCTCGCCGCAATTCGGAAGGTTATTATAAAATAACCGGACGGATCAAGGACATGATAATTCGGGGCGGCGAAAACATCTACCCGAAGGAAATCGAGGATTTTATATATACTCATCCAAAGGTTTCCGACGTGCAGGTAATCGGTGTTCCGGACAAGGATTACGGCGAGGAAATTATGGCGTGCGTCATCCTTAATGAAGGCGAAACGGCGACAGAGGATGATATCAAACAGTTTGTTTCCACGCATATGGCCAAGCATAAAACACCTCGTTATGTCGATTTTGTCGACTGCTTTCCTATGAATGCCGCCGGAAAGATACTAAAATACAAGATGCGCGAAGCCGCGATTGAAAAACTAAATCTGAAAGCCGCAAGCAAAATCGAAACGGCATAA
- a CDS encoding alpha-galactosidase: protein METIKTNGCEISAYKGKIKLISGATEAVFYAYENGLVLESLKNTLTGYNWVSGKKRSVVNPIKDNILSFKGITMNELDNDGMSKPYLAAEISYAGSKADIKAVLSVYPGISLINLAVFCARPAEQDNFDVKDDIEFSDGDITFSLSLVPKHYKCRVAELFDYSDITNTFVKKYDDFTYKSGSRKFDGHFLVLDSYLDREQLFVVREAPTKFGAQNRRSQNDFAVYSDTVLDVTGTSLPDELDDDGHYISCYPVTFGCFSAPDEEIYAEYRKLYRAVSLGIHEDKLFTLSNTWGDRGEGANLNEKFMKKEIEAASGLGIDVVQIDAGWSTGDWEIKKDRFPDGFAPLKKLCTEKGIEFGSYMDPRKPDEYADWEKDADIMIKYFTDYGVTHVKFDGVTINTKRAEENILKIFKKFYEKTGHHAQINNDITASRRFGFLYEKQYASLFVCNRYTDWHNYYPHYTLRTLWQLCEFIPARRMQIEFLNNKRNRSLYEGDPLAPANYEMDYLFATAMLANPLVWMDLQSIEPSDAELLKKIISVYKPLQKQLFDADVSPIGEIPDGGSFTGFNAKIGNGGYLLLFAEAGGTYIYSVKGVRNPEVLYKSEKLSDFGIECYPYGVRVNMPEEKSFVFIRYSC from the coding sequence TTATGAAAACGGATTAGTGCTTGAATCGCTCAAAAACACTTTGACAGGATATAATTGGGTATCAGGTAAAAAGCGCTCGGTTGTCAACCCTATAAAAGATAATATTCTCTCATTTAAGGGAATAACAATGAACGAGCTTGACAACGACGGCATGTCAAAGCCATATCTCGCTGCCGAAATATCGTATGCCGGATCAAAAGCCGATATAAAGGCTGTTTTGTCCGTGTATCCGGGAATTTCACTTATAAATCTCGCCGTCTTCTGTGCGCGTCCGGCAGAACAGGATAACTTCGATGTAAAAGATGATATCGAATTCAGCGACGGCGATATTACGTTTTCTCTGTCACTCGTGCCAAAGCATTATAAATGCAGAGTTGCCGAGCTGTTTGATTATTCGGATATCACCAACACTTTTGTTAAAAAATACGATGATTTTACGTATAAGAGCGGCAGCAGAAAATTCGATGGGCATTTTCTTGTGCTTGACAGCTATCTTGACAGGGAACAGCTTTTTGTAGTAAGAGAGGCGCCTACGAAATTCGGAGCGCAGAACAGACGCTCTCAAAACGACTTCGCTGTTTATTCCGACACGGTTCTTGACGTAACAGGAACAAGCCTTCCCGACGAGCTTGACGACGACGGTCATTATATTAGCTGTTATCCCGTCACCTTCGGCTGCTTCTCCGCGCCGGACGAGGAAATATACGCTGAATACAGAAAGCTTTACCGCGCGGTTTCTCTTGGCATACACGAAGACAAGCTCTTCACTCTTTCAAACACATGGGGCGACAGAGGAGAAGGAGCAAACCTCAATGAGAAATTTATGAAAAAAGAGATCGAGGCCGCCTCCGGACTTGGCATTGACGTGGTTCAAATCGACGCCGGATGGAGCACGGGCGACTGGGAGATAAAGAAGGACAGATTTCCCGATGGATTCGCACCGCTTAAGAAGCTGTGCACTGAAAAGGGAATTGAATTCGGATCGTATATGGATCCTAGAAAACCGGATGAATATGCCGACTGGGAAAAAGATGCCGATATAATGATCAAATACTTCACCGACTACGGAGTGACGCATGTCAAATTCGACGGTGTTACGATAAACACAAAGCGCGCCGAAGAGAATATACTCAAAATTTTTAAGAAATTCTACGAAAAGACCGGACACCATGCCCAGATAAACAACGACATAACAGCTTCACGCAGATTCGGTTTCCTTTATGAGAAACAGTATGCCTCCTTGTTTGTCTGTAACAGGTATACCGATTGGCATAATTATTATCCGCATTACACTCTCCGTACCCTGTGGCAGCTATGTGAATTCATACCCGCACGCAGAATGCAGATCGAATTTCTTAATAACAAACGCAACCGCTCTCTGTATGAGGGTGATCCGCTCGCTCCGGCTAATTACGAAATGGATTACCTTTTTGCAACGGCTATGCTCGCCAACCCTCTGGTATGGATGGATCTTCAGAGTATTGAGCCGTCAGACGCGGAGCTTTTGAAAAAAATAATCTCCGTATATAAACCTCTTCAAAAGCAGTTGTTCGACGCTGACGTTTCCCCTATAGGCGAAATCCCTGACGGTGGCAGCTTTACAGGCTTCAACGCAAAGATCGGGAACGGTGGATATCTGCTTCTGTTCGCGGAGGCCGGCGGAACATATATCTATTCCGTAAAGGGAGTACGCAACCCGGAAGTGCTTTATAAATCCGAAAAACTCTCCGATTTCGGCATTGAATGCTATCCATACGGCGTGCGCGTAAATATGCCTGAAGAAAAATCCTTTGTTTTCATAAGGTATTCATGCTGA
- the cimA gene encoding citramalate synthase, giving the protein MKELFVFDTTLRDGAQAPGISFSINDKLKIVSLLDDLGVDFIEAGNPSGAPKDAELFARLQKRSFRAKICAFTACCKVGHNPDSDASVTAALEAGTEYVSVVGKASVFIVRNILKTTSAENLRIISETIKFFISQKRKVIFDAEHFFDGYKYDPEYSLKAVETAFFAGAEAVTLCDTNGGSLPAEIGAAAKDVCSRHPGKIIGIHCHNDLGLATSGSLAALEAGARQLQCTLLGLGERCGNANISTLLPILKYKLGYSARCTEDLSELTAVSRRVADIANVAFDERQPFVGSCAFTHKAGMHIDALQKLPESSELFDPSIFGNIRHISIGELSGRSALLLKVRELEPSITRDSPEINILLEKIKHFEKRGYFYENADASLKLLIYDTLGRRRNFFELLNFKLVLSEPGQGLPAVAMIKIAVDGAEETTAAEGNGPVNAMDNALRKALARFYPELDKMKLIDYKVRVLNSDAATEATVRVLIESGDGEKTWTTVGVSTDIMEASWKALMDSVEYMLIAEQ; this is encoded by the coding sequence ATGAAAGAACTTTTCGTATTCGATACGACGCTCCGGGACGGAGCGCAGGCCCCCGGGATCTCATTTTCAATAAATGACAAGCTGAAAATCGTTTCTTTGCTCGACGATCTCGGAGTGGATTTTATTGAAGCAGGAAATCCGTCCGGTGCCCCTAAGGATGCAGAGCTTTTCGCCCGGCTTCAGAAGCGCTCATTCCGCGCGAAAATCTGCGCCTTTACGGCTTGCTGCAAGGTGGGACACAATCCTGATTCGGACGCATCAGTCACCGCCGCACTCGAAGCCGGAACAGAATATGTCTCTGTAGTCGGAAAAGCTTCCGTGTTCATTGTACGCAATATCCTGAAGACTACCTCCGCGGAAAACCTCAGAATAATATCGGAAACGATAAAGTTTTTCATTTCCCAAAAAAGAAAAGTCATTTTTGACGCGGAGCATTTCTTTGACGGATATAAATACGATCCCGAATATTCACTTAAGGCTGTCGAAACGGCTTTCTTCGCCGGAGCAGAAGCCGTCACGCTGTGTGACACGAACGGCGGCTCACTGCCGGCAGAAATCGGCGCCGCGGCAAAAGACGTATGCTCTCGTCATCCCGGTAAAATAATCGGTATCCATTGTCATAATGACCTTGGCCTGGCCACTTCCGGCTCGCTCGCGGCTCTTGAAGCCGGGGCGCGTCAGCTTCAATGCACGCTTCTCGGGCTCGGAGAAAGATGCGGAAACGCCAACATATCTACACTCCTTCCGATTCTTAAATACAAACTCGGATACTCTGCCCGCTGTACGGAGGATCTTTCGGAGCTGACCGCCGTATCGCGCCGTGTCGCCGACATCGCGAATGTCGCATTTGACGAACGCCAACCGTTTGTCGGTTCCTGCGCGTTCACGCATAAAGCCGGGATGCACATCGACGCGCTTCAAAAGCTGCCGGAATCGTCTGAGCTTTTCGATCCGTCCATCTTCGGAAACATACGACATATATCCATCGGGGAGCTTTCCGGAAGATCAGCTCTTTTATTGAAGGTGCGTGAGCTCGAGCCTTCGATCACACGCGATTCACCGGAAATAAACATCCTTCTTGAGAAAATCAAGCATTTTGAAAAGCGCGGCTATTTTTACGAAAACGCCGACGCTTCATTAAAGCTGCTTATATATGACACTCTTGGACGCCGCCGCAATTTTTTCGAGCTTTTAAATTTTAAGCTCGTGCTTTCGGAGCCGGGACAGGGCTTGCCCGCCGTCGCGATGATTAAAATAGCGGTGGACGGCGCGGAAGAAACGACGGCCGCGGAAGGAAACGGACCCGTCAACGCGATGGACAACGCGCTTCGAAAAGCGCTCGCCCGGTTTTACCCCGAGCTGGACAAAATGAAGCTGATAGATTATAAGGTGCGAGTTCTGAATTCCGACGCCGCCACCGAGGCCACCGTTCGCGTCCTCATTGAATCCGGCGACGGAGAAAAGACATGGACGACAGTCGGAGTCTCCACCGACATAATGGAAGCGAGCTGGAAGGCGCTTATGGATTCCGTCGAATACATGCTTATTGCAGAACAATGA
- a CDS encoding phosphatidylglycerol lysyltransferase domain-containing protein, which translates to MLNFTLLKLSDIDLISPYFEYSKTRACDNTIGGTFMWRDYFKTEYAITGDTLFFKVKYLNGETAFSAPLCPCGRGCEKAAGFIFDYCAEKGIPAVICMAAEEDRDILENKFVISSVPEPNWSDYMYNASDLADMAGKRYSGQRNHIHAFMRDNPDYQFEEIGKRNIREISEFFLNYERRGDKTSLLYLTEREKVFEVFNNWDMYRQSGIVLRAGMQIVGFAIGEIIGDTLFVHIEKANAECRGAYQMLVKQFAVMAVEKGAVYINREDDAGDEGLRISKLSYHPCEMVNKYTVTLLEKK; encoded by the coding sequence ATGCTGAATTTTACTTTGCTAAAGCTATCCGATATTGACCTGATCAGCCCGTATTTTGAATATTCAAAAACACGCGCCTGCGACAATACAATCGGCGGTACATTCATGTGGCGTGATTATTTCAAAACGGAATATGCGATAACGGGAGACACGCTTTTTTTCAAAGTAAAATATTTAAACGGTGAAACAGCTTTTTCTGCTCCGCTCTGTCCGTGCGGACGCGGCTGCGAAAAAGCCGCGGGCTTCATCTTCGATTACTGCGCGGAAAAAGGGATTCCTGCCGTAATATGCATGGCCGCCGAAGAAGACCGCGATATTTTAGAAAATAAATTCGTGATATCGTCTGTTCCGGAGCCAAACTGGTCCGATTATATGTATAACGCTTCCGATCTCGCGGATATGGCGGGTAAAAGATATTCCGGACAGCGCAATCATATACATGCTTTTATGCGGGATAATCCGGATTATCAGTTTGAAGAGATTGGAAAGCGGAATATCCGGGAAATATCGGAGTTCTTTTTAAATTATGAACGCAGGGGCGATAAAACCTCGCTCTTGTATCTCACCGAGCGCGAAAAGGTATTCGAGGTCTTTAATAACTGGGACATGTATCGTCAATCAGGAATAGTTCTCAGGGCGGGAATGCAAATAGTCGGCTTTGCAATCGGAGAAATAATCGGAGATACACTTTTTGTCCATATTGAAAAAGCAAACGCGGAATGTCGCGGAGCGTATCAGATGTTGGTAAAGCAGTTCGCGGTCATGGCCGTGGAAAAAGGCGCCGTTTATATAAACCGCGAGGACGACGCCGGAGACGAAGGGCTCAGAATCTCGAAGCTTTCTTATCATCCTTGCGAAATGGTAAATAAATATACGGTCACACTGCTTGAAAAGAAATAG